A stretch of the Lactuca sativa cultivar Salinas chromosome 9, Lsat_Salinas_v11, whole genome shotgun sequence genome encodes the following:
- the LOC111920933 gene encoding protein SENESCENCE-ASSOCIATED GENE 21, mitochondrial, translated as MASAKLISSFIARRGFATLTQGSVSGSVRGSGAAVMQKGADDSKKSTTPWVPDPVTGYYKPEGQTNQVDAAELREQLLKHKTRGQ; from the exons ATGGCTAGTGCTAAGCttatctcatctttcatcgccAG ACGTGGATTTGCAACGTTAACACAGGGGAGCGTTTCCGGAAGCGTGAGGGGAAGTGGAGCTGCAGTGATGCAGAAAGGGGCAGATGACTCAAAAAAATCGACTACTCCATGGGTTCCAGATCCAGTTACAGGTTACTACAAGCCAGAGGGACAAACAAACCAGGTTGATGCCGCTGAGCTCCGTGAACAGCTGTTGAAGCACAAAACTCGTGGACAGTAA